The proteins below are encoded in one region of uncultured Eubacteriales bacterium:
- a CDS encoding Phosphate ABC transporter, permease PstA has translation MEMKPLSGRRRAYDAVLKFLLYFSAALTCALLIFLIGYIFYRGLPHVSWELLSTKPSYLKDSIGILPNIVNTVFLVAVTLVVVLPLGVGAAIYLTEYSRNRRVVEAIEFATETLTGIPSIIYGLVGMLFFCQFLGLGKSLLAGALTLVIMTLPTIIRTTQESLKTVPQSYREGALALGAGKWHMIRTIVLPSSVDGIITGCILSIGRIVGESAALLFTAGMGMTLNQFFTADGFLHSSGASLTVALYVYAKERAEFDVAFGIAAILMVLTLVINLAAKLVGKKLKK, from the coding sequence ATGGAAATGAAACCACTTTCCGGCAGGAGGCGGGCTTATGACGCGGTGCTCAAGTTCCTTCTCTACTTCTCCGCTGCACTCACCTGCGCGCTGCTGATTTTTTTGATCGGTTACATCTTCTACCGAGGGCTGCCACACGTTAGCTGGGAGCTTCTCTCCACCAAGCCGAGCTATTTGAAGGATAGCATCGGCATCCTGCCCAACATCGTCAACACCGTGTTTCTGGTAGCGGTGACCCTGGTGGTGGTCCTCCCCCTAGGCGTGGGGGCGGCTATCTACCTCACCGAGTATTCCAGGAACCGCCGGGTGGTAGAGGCCATCGAATTTGCCACTGAGACGCTGACAGGCATCCCCTCCATCATCTACGGACTGGTGGGTATGCTGTTTTTCTGCCAGTTCCTGGGTCTTGGCAAGAGCCTGCTTGCAGGGGCGCTGACCTTAGTCATTATGACCCTGCCCACCATCATCCGCACCACCCAGGAGAGCTTAAAGACCGTCCCCCAGAGCTACCGGGAGGGGGCACTTGCCCTGGGAGCGGGGAAATGGCACATGATCCGCACCATTGTCCTCCCCTCCTCGGTGGACGGCATCATCACCGGCTGCATTCTGTCCATCGGGCGTATCGTGGGCGAGTCGGCGGCCCTTCTCTTCACGGCCGGAATGGGTATGACGCTCAACCAGTTCTTCACTGCGGACGGTTTTCTTCACTCCTCGGGTGCGTCCCTCACCGTGGCCCTCTACGTGTACGCCAAGGAGCGGGCCGAGTTCGACGTGGCCTTCGGTATCGCCGCCATTTTGATGGTACTCACGCTGGTCATCAACCTCGCCGCCAAGCTGGTGGGTAAAAAATTAAAGAAATAG
- a CDS encoding hypothetical protein (Evidence 5 : No homology to any previously reported sequences), protein MRIEMRGRGVIYYFSLNIRRDSVGAEYEPAAGSDPDPVPPDAPVDGDPPDGLPGAVGVY, encoded by the coding sequence GTGCGGATTGAAATGAGGGGCAGGGGTGTGATATACTATTTTTCGCTTAATATAAGGAGGGATAGCGTTGGAGCTGAATATGAACCTGCGGCAGGCTCAGACCCAGACCCTGTCCCCCCAGATGCTCCAGTCGATGGAGATCCTCCAGATGGGCTCCCAGGAGCTGTTGGAGTATATTGA
- a CDS encoding Fumarate reductase flavoprotein subunit — MMKRFSALFLAMVMMFTLAACSGGPGGNTPAAGKFTPGTYEGAAEGFHGTVKVAVTLSVDKIEKVEILEQSETEGIGAAALAGDKLPQSVVDSQSVAIDGVAGATVTSTAFIAAVTAALEKAGVDVATLTPVVGGADETAGDQTLECDVVIVGAGGAGLTAAITAAQAGKSVIILEKMSMAGGNSVRSTGGMNAAKTPEQDANEFNESASVEKTLEAAAAYPDLADLAAAVQQQYDDYKANPIGYFDSVELFMLDTLIGGKDINDNDLVKALADGSAPAIEWLKTVGADLTSVGSFGGASVKRIHRPLNAEGKVVSVGSYLVPILEQAAVDNQVQIIYDAPVTEILTDASGTAVGVKAEGYTVNAKAVVIASGGFGANLDMVAELNPNLKGFVTTNAPGITGDGIKMAEAVGAATVDMNQIQIHPTVEQKTSALITEGLRGDGAILVNAEGLRFTDEVGTRDAVSAAELTQTGGYAWLIVDQAMVDASSVIAGYIKAGYTVQGDTYETLAAVMEVPVDALVSTMETWNASVAAKKDDAFGRTSFANPLDTAPFYAIKIAPGVHHTMGGLKIDTSAQVLKADGTAIPGLFAAGEVTGGIHGANRLGGNAVADFIVFGRISGQSAADYVK; from the coding sequence ATGATGAAGAGATTCAGCGCGCTGTTCCTTGCAATGGTTATGATGTTTACCCTAGCCGCCTGCTCCGGCGGCCCTGGCGGCAATACCCCCGCGGCGGGCAAATTCACACCTGGCACCTATGAGGGGGCGGCAGAGGGGTTCCACGGTACCGTCAAGGTGGCAGTGACCCTATCGGTCGACAAGATTGAAAAGGTAGAGATCCTTGAGCAGAGCGAGACCGAGGGGATCGGCGCGGCGGCTCTGGCCGGGGACAAGCTGCCCCAGTCCGTGGTGGACAGCCAGAGCGTCGCCATTGACGGCGTGGCTGGGGCTACTGTTACCAGCACTGCCTTCATTGCCGCTGTCACCGCCGCTCTTGAGAAGGCCGGTGTTGATGTGGCCACCCTCACCCCCGTCGTCGGCGGGGCCGATGAGACTGCCGGAGACCAGACCCTGGAATGTGACGTAGTCATCGTGGGCGCGGGCGGCGCGGGCCTTACCGCCGCCATCACAGCCGCCCAGGCGGGCAAGAGCGTCATTATCCTGGAGAAGATGAGCATGGCGGGTGGCAACAGCGTCCGCTCCACCGGCGGCATGAATGCCGCCAAGACCCCTGAGCAGGATGCCAACGAGTTTAACGAGTCCGCCAGCGTGGAAAAGACCCTGGAGGCCGCGGCCGCTTACCCGGATCTGGCCGACCTGGCTGCTGCCGTCCAGCAGCAGTACGACGACTATAAGGCCAATCCCATCGGCTACTTCGACAGTGTGGAGCTCTTTATGCTGGATACCCTGATCGGCGGCAAGGACATCAACGACAACGATCTGGTGAAGGCCCTGGCCGACGGCTCCGCACCCGCCATCGAGTGGCTCAAGACCGTGGGGGCCGACCTTACCAGTGTGGGTTCCTTCGGCGGCGCGTCGGTCAAGCGCATCCACCGGCCCCTGAATGCCGAGGGCAAGGTGGTCTCCGTGGGTTCCTACCTGGTACCCATCCTGGAGCAGGCTGCCGTAGACAATCAGGTCCAGATCATCTATGACGCCCCCGTCACCGAGATCCTCACTGATGCCAGCGGCACGGCCGTAGGCGTCAAGGCCGAGGGGTACACGGTAAACGCCAAAGCTGTCGTCATCGCCTCCGGCGGTTTCGGCGCCAATCTCGATATGGTGGCCGAGCTTAACCCCAACCTGAAGGGGTTCGTCACCACCAACGCCCCCGGCATCACCGGCGACGGCATCAAGATGGCTGAGGCTGTCGGAGCCGCCACTGTGGACATGAACCAGATCCAGATACACCCCACCGTGGAGCAGAAGACCTCCGCCCTCATCACCGAGGGCCTCCGTGGCGACGGGGCCATCCTCGTTAACGCCGAGGGCCTGCGGTTTACCGACGAGGTGGGTACCCGTGACGCGGTTTCCGCCGCCGAGCTGACTCAGACCGGCGGCTACGCCTGGCTGATTGTGGACCAGGCGATGGTGGATGCCTCCAGCGTCATCGCCGGGTATATTAAGGCGGGCTACACCGTCCAGGGTGACACCTATGAGACCCTTGCCGCGGTCATGGAGGTTCCCGTCGATGCCCTCGTTTCTACTATGGAGACGTGGAACGCCTCCGTCGCCGCTAAAAAGGACGATGCGTTTGGCCGCACCAGCTTTGCTAACCCCCTGGATACCGCTCCCTTTTACGCTATCAAGATCGCCCCCGGCGTGCACCACACGATGGGCGGCCTGAAGATCGACACCTCTGCCCAGGTCCTTAAGGCCGATGGCACCGCCATCCCCGGCCTCTTTGCCGCGGGAGAGGTCACCGGCGGCATCCATGGGGCCAACCGCCTCGGCGGCAACGCCGTGGCCGACTTTATCGTCTTCGGTCGTATCTCCGGCCAGTCCGCCGCCGACTACGTAAAATAA
- a CDS encoding Phosphate binding protein, producing the protein MKKKSLITLGLSAVLSAALLAGCGAPSGGGSSVSPSTSPSSSASPSSSVSPSTSTLSGVVNLDGSTSMEKVMGALAEAFMEGNGGITVNYSGTGSSAGITAAKDGTADIGLSSRKLKTEEEAEGLVGTTVALDGIAIIVNPSNAVSDLTLEQITKLAKGEITNWKDVGGADAQVVMIGREAGSGTRDGFESITGTKDAAKYQNELTSTGDVIANVASNPNAIGYASLASVDNTVKALSVSGVVPSEDTVLDGSYTVQRDFVMVTKKDATLSPAAQAFFDFAMSEEAHAIIQAAGAVPLSK; encoded by the coding sequence ATGAAAAAGAAAAGTTTGATTACCCTTGGCCTATCGGCCGTACTCTCCGCCGCGCTGCTGGCCGGCTGCGGCGCCCCCTCCGGCGGCGGCTCGTCCGTCTCCCCCAGCACCTCTCCCAGCTCCAGCGCCTCCCCTTCCAGCTCTGTTTCCCCCAGCACCTCCACTCTTTCCGGTGTAGTGAACCTGGACGGATCCACCTCCATGGAAAAGGTGATGGGTGCGCTGGCTGAGGCCTTTATGGAGGGCAACGGCGGCATCACCGTAAACTACAGCGGCACCGGCTCCTCCGCGGGTATCACCGCCGCCAAGGACGGCACCGCCGACATCGGCCTCTCCAGCCGCAAGCTGAAGACCGAGGAGGAGGCTGAGGGCCTCGTGGGCACCACGGTTGCCCTGGACGGCATCGCCATCATCGTAAACCCCTCTAACGCTGTGAGCGACCTGACCCTGGAGCAGATCACCAAGCTGGCCAAGGGTGAGATCACCAACTGGAAAGACGTGGGCGGGGCCGACGCCCAGGTGGTTATGATTGGCCGCGAGGCCGGATCCGGCACCCGGGACGGCTTTGAGAGCATCACCGGCACCAAGGACGCCGCCAAGTATCAGAACGAGCTGACCTCCACCGGCGACGTGATCGCCAACGTGGCCTCTAACCCCAACGCCATCGGGTACGCCTCTCTCGCCTCGGTTGACAACACGGTGAAAGCCCTCAGCGTAAGCGGAGTCGTCCCCAGCGAGGACACGGTGCTCGACGGCAGCTACACCGTACAGCGTGACTTCGTGATGGTCACCAAGAAGGACGCCACCCTCTCTCCTGCCGCCCAGGCCTTCTTCGACTTCGCCATGAGCGAGGAGGCTCACGCCATCATCCAGGCCGCCGGCGCTGTGCCCCTGTCCAAGTAA
- the yqgH gene encoding putative ABC transporter permease protein YqgH (Evidence 3 : Function proposed based on presence of conserved amino acid motif, structural feature or limited homology): protein MNEMVTAPVKKKGAFQALEAFMNGLFLICGLIAVGLVLFISIYLILSGLPAIREIGLVDFLFGSTWASTAAEPRFGILPFILTSVYGTAGAIVIGVPVGLLTAIFLAKVAPRKVAAVVRPAVDLLAGIPSVVYGLVGMIVLVPVVRELFHLPDGASLFSAMIVLAVMILPSIISVSETALKAVPKEYEEASLALGATHIETVFRVSVPAASSGIAASVVLGIGRAIGEAMAVMMVAGNVANMPSLFSSVRFLTTAVASEMSYAGVGSLQQQALFSIALVLFVFIMLINVVLNRLLKKGKG from the coding sequence ATGAATGAAATGGTTACCGCCCCGGTCAAGAAGAAAGGGGCGTTTCAGGCCCTGGAGGCCTTTATGAACGGCCTCTTTCTGATCTGCGGACTCATCGCCGTGGGGCTTGTACTCTTCATCAGCATCTACCTTATCCTGTCCGGTCTGCCAGCCATCCGGGAGATCGGGCTGGTGGACTTTCTCTTCGGATCCACCTGGGCCTCTACTGCCGCTGAGCCCCGGTTCGGCATCCTCCCCTTCATCCTCACCTCGGTGTACGGCACGGCGGGGGCCATTGTTATCGGCGTACCGGTGGGACTGCTCACCGCCATCTTCCTCGCTAAGGTCGCTCCCCGCAAGGTAGCGGCTGTGGTCCGCCCGGCGGTGGACCTGCTGGCTGGCATCCCGTCGGTGGTATACGGCCTGGTGGGTATGATTGTCCTGGTACCCGTGGTGCGGGAGCTCTTCCACCTGCCCGATGGGGCGAGTCTCTTCTCCGCTATGATTGTGCTGGCGGTCATGATTCTGCCCAGCATCATCAGCGTATCGGAGACCGCGCTCAAGGCTGTCCCTAAAGAGTATGAGGAGGCGAGCCTCGCTCTGGGGGCCACACACATCGAGACCGTCTTCCGGGTCAGCGTCCCGGCTGCGTCCAGCGGCATTGCCGCATCGGTGGTCTTGGGCATCGGGCGGGCTATCGGTGAGGCCATGGCTGTCATGATGGTGGCCGGTAACGTGGCCAATATGCCCTCCCTTTTTTCGAGCGTCCGTTTCCTCACCACCGCTGTGGCGAGTGAGATGAGCTACGCCGGGGTGGGCAGTTTGCAGCAGCAGGCTCTCTTCTCTATCGCTCTGGTGCTGTTTGTGTTCATCATGCTTATCAACGTGGTTTTGAACCGGTTGCTAAAGAAGGGGAAGGGGTGA
- the yycF gene encoding Transcriptional regulatory protein YycF: MPQTILVVEDDESIREMLRYYFRSVGYTVRSYDSGEAMFAGEVEQPCPTLCILDIMLPGMDGLEILRRLRSDRVRSRVPVILLTARTAEMDRVSGLETGADDYVVKPFGIMELQARVKAVLRRALRDGEDTLLRLGNLEIDPAARVVRKSGEPVELTFKEFELLRLLASHRGVVLTRDEILQAVWDYDYTGETRTVDMHVKTLRQKLGEECISTVRGVGYKME; this comes from the coding sequence ATGCCCCAGACGATTTTAGTGGTGGAGGACGACGAGAGCATCCGTGAAATGCTGCGGTACTACTTCCGGTCCGTGGGGTACACGGTGCGCAGCTACGACTCGGGTGAGGCCATGTTCGCCGGAGAGGTGGAGCAGCCCTGCCCCACCCTGTGCATTCTCGACATCATGCTGCCCGGCATGGACGGGCTGGAGATTCTGCGTCGGCTGCGCTCCGACCGGGTGCGCAGCCGCGTGCCTGTCATCCTCCTCACCGCCCGCACCGCCGAGATGGACCGGGTGTCCGGGCTGGAGACCGGGGCGGATGACTATGTCGTCAAACCCTTCGGCATCATGGAGCTCCAGGCCAGAGTGAAGGCCGTCCTCCGCCGGGCCCTGCGGGATGGGGAGGACACCCTCCTCCGCCTGGGAAACCTGGAGATCGACCCGGCGGCGAGGGTGGTGCGAAAGAGCGGCGAGCCGGTAGAACTCACTTTCAAGGAGTTTGAGCTCTTACGCCTGCTGGCCTCCCACCGAGGGGTGGTGCTGACCCGGGATGAGATTTTACAGGCCGTCTGGGATTACGATTATACCGGGGAGACCCGGACGGTAGACATGCACGTAAAGACCCTGCGCCAAAAGCTGGGGGAGGAGTGCATCTCCACGGTACGGGGCGTGGGCTACAAGATGGAGTAG
- a CDS encoding HAD-superfamily hydrolase, subfamily IA, variant 1 family protein, whose protein sequence is MKYKGIFFDFDYTLGDATDAILAGFAHGMTALGYPVPEREAARRTVGLVLEDAYTSLSGDSSEEGRGRFRTLFSEVARPMQAQGVPLCEGAAELIRALRAAGVSTAVVSTKHTPTLVGILAGHGLEGEFSSILGGDVVQHPKPDPEGIMTAMARQGLAPEDVLYCGDTIIDAETAARAGVDFCAVLNGTTPGEAFEAYPHVHIAPNLVELKGWLGI, encoded by the coding sequence ATGAAGTATAAGGGCATATTTTTTGATTTTGACTACACGCTGGGGGACGCGACCGACGCCATTTTAGCTGGGTTTGCCCACGGCATGACCGCGCTGGGATACCCCGTCCCTGAGCGGGAGGCGGCGCGCCGGACGGTGGGTCTGGTGCTGGAGGACGCGTACACCAGCCTCTCTGGGGACAGCTCGGAGGAGGGGCGGGGCCGGTTTCGAACCCTCTTCTCCGAGGTGGCCCGGCCCATGCAGGCTCAGGGTGTGCCTCTATGCGAGGGGGCGGCGGAGCTGATCCGTGCCCTTAGGGCGGCAGGGGTATCCACCGCAGTGGTGAGCACCAAGCACACCCCCACACTGGTTGGCATTTTGGCCGGGCACGGGCTGGAGGGGGAATTCTCCTCCATCTTGGGGGGCGACGTGGTCCAGCATCCCAAGCCCGACCCGGAAGGTATCATGACCGCCATGGCCCGGCAGGGCCTGGCTCCCGAAGACGTTCTCTACTGCGGGGACACCATCATCGACGCGGAGACCGCGGCACGGGCGGGGGTGGACTTCTGTGCCGTCCTCAACGGCACCACGCCGGGGGAGGCGTTTGAGGCCTACCCCCACGTGCACATTGCGCCGAACCTGGTGGAGCTGAAAGGTTGGCTGGGTATATAG
- a CDS encoding conserved hypothetical protein (Evidence 4 : Homologs of previously reported genes of unknown function): protein MDLLQAIEMRHSVRAYLDKPIDPATLAALWAEIERCNQESGLHIQLSTEEPEAFGGLMAHYGKFHNVKNYLALVGPKDSELEEKAGYYGERLVLEAQSLGLNTCWVALTFSKSKSRYTIEKGEKMVCVIALGYGETQGVPHKSRPLAELYRADGETPAWFRRGMDAALLAPTAINQQKFLFTLSKGNKVSAKSTGGPNSKVDLGIAKLHFELAAGKDRFSWA, encoded by the coding sequence ATGGACCTGCTGCAAGCAATCGAAATGCGCCACTCTGTGCGTGCCTACCTCGACAAGCCCATCGACCCCGCCACCCTCGCCGCCCTCTGGGCGGAGATCGAACGCTGCAACCAGGAGAGCGGCCTCCACATCCAGCTTTCCACCGAAGAGCCGGAGGCGTTCGGCGGCCTGATGGCGCACTACGGAAAATTTCACAACGTGAAAAACTACCTTGCCCTCGTGGGCCCCAAGGACTCCGAGCTGGAGGAAAAGGCGGGCTACTACGGGGAACGCCTCGTCCTCGAGGCCCAGAGTCTGGGTCTCAACACCTGCTGGGTAGCACTGACCTTCAGCAAGAGTAAGAGCCGCTATACCATTGAAAAAGGGGAGAAAATGGTCTGCGTGATCGCTCTTGGCTATGGCGAGACCCAGGGCGTCCCCCATAAGAGCAGGCCCCTGGCCGAGCTGTACAGAGCCGACGGCGAAACGCCCGCCTGGTTCCGCCGGGGTATGGACGCTGCCCTCCTGGCTCCCACCGCCATCAACCAGCAGAAGTTCCTGTTCACTCTCTCAAAAGGGAATAAGGTGTCCGCCAAGTCCACCGGTGGTCCCAACTCCAAGGTGGATTTAGGCATTGCCAAGCTTCACTTTGAGCTGGCCGCCGGGAAGGATCGCTTCTCCTGGGCCTGA
- the pstB gene encoding phosphate transporter subunit; ATP-binding component of ABC superfamily (Evidence 2a : Function of homologous gene experimentally demonstrated in an other organism; PubMedId : 2993631, 3881386, 8682808; Product type t : transporter) codes for MDDKTILSTRSLDLFYGENQALRHVDMDIPERQVTALIGPSGCGKSTFLKTLDRMNDLIPSVKITGTVKYRETDIYAPDVDVTWLRKQIGMVFQKPNPFPMSIYDNIAYGPRTHGVKNKGQLDDIVEKSLKGAAIWDEVKDRLKKSALSLSGGQQQRVCIARALAVEPDVLLMDEATSALDPISTSKIEDLISDLKQDYTIVIVTHNMQQATRISDKCAFFLLGELIEFGDTTQIFSVPRDRRTEDYITGRFG; via the coding sequence ATGGACGATAAAACCATCCTCTCCACCCGCAGCCTGGACCTCTTCTATGGGGAAAACCAGGCCCTGCGGCATGTGGACATGGACATCCCGGAGCGGCAGGTAACAGCCCTGATTGGCCCCTCCGGCTGTGGGAAGTCTACTTTTCTCAAAACCCTAGACCGCATGAACGACCTGATCCCCAGCGTGAAGATCACCGGCACGGTGAAGTACCGGGAGACCGACATCTACGCCCCCGACGTGGACGTGACTTGGCTCAGGAAACAGATTGGCATGGTCTTCCAGAAGCCCAACCCCTTCCCCATGAGCATTTACGATAACATTGCCTATGGACCCCGGACCCACGGCGTGAAGAACAAGGGCCAGCTGGACGACATCGTGGAAAAATCCCTCAAGGGGGCAGCCATCTGGGACGAGGTGAAGGACAGGCTGAAGAAGTCCGCCCTCTCCCTCTCCGGTGGACAGCAGCAGCGGGTGTGCATCGCCCGTGCCCTGGCGGTGGAGCCTGATGTACTCCTCATGGACGAGGCCACCTCTGCTCTGGACCCCATTTCCACCTCCAAAATCGAGGACCTGATTTCGGATCTGAAACAGGATTACACCATCGTCATCGTTACCCATAACATGCAGCAGGCCACGCGGATCAGCGACAAGTGCGCATTCTTTTTGCTTGGGGAGCTCATTGAGTTCGGGGACACGACCCAGATTTTCAGCGTCCCGCGGGACAGGCGGACGGAGGACTATATCACGGGGCGGTTTGGTTAG
- the rpoN gene encoding RNA polymerase sigma-54 factor, whose amino-acid sequence MELNMNLRQAQTQTLSPQMLQSMEILQMGSQELLEYIEETVQENPVLEMDERSGSRDSFELTRRKLEWLESTDVQNRSYYQQDSDEDTDPLANYGGVDDNDGDLYRYVFSQLHTLELDGFLMAAADFVVESLDQNGWLDEGDATLAEAHGCDKALMAQAVEVVQGLEPAGVAARNLQECLKLQLARRGEEDGLAWEIVENYLDALAKNRLNLIAKDLKADIDEVLEAKDLIRSLNPRPATGFSAREHLTYINPDIIVVSFPDHFELLTNDYFFPSLHMNSYYQGLLKESDDAEVREYLSGKLNQAKWVVRSIEQRRSTLMDCASCILRRQEPFFRRGAGHLAPMSLSDIAGELGVHESTVSRAVKDKYMQCSMGVYPLSYFFSRSLGVPAPAGGHGNAASPDFAKALLKRLVAEEDKRKPLSDQKLCEQMEREGCAIARRTVAKYRDELNIPGTTGRKTYE is encoded by the coding sequence TTGGAGCTGAATATGAACCTGCGGCAGGCTCAGACCCAGACCCTGTCCCCCCAGATGCTCCAGTCGATGGAGATCCTCCAGATGGGCTCCCAGGAGCTGTTGGAGTATATTGAGGAGACGGTACAGGAAAACCCGGTGCTGGAGATGGACGAGCGCTCCGGGAGCCGGGACAGCTTTGAGCTGACGCGCCGCAAGCTGGAGTGGCTGGAATCCACCGACGTGCAGAACCGCAGCTACTACCAGCAGGACAGCGACGAGGACACCGACCCGCTGGCGAACTACGGCGGCGTGGACGACAATGACGGGGACCTCTACCGCTACGTCTTCTCCCAGCTCCACACGCTTGAGCTGGACGGGTTTTTGATGGCGGCGGCCGACTTTGTGGTGGAGAGCCTGGACCAGAACGGTTGGTTGGACGAGGGCGACGCCACCTTGGCGGAGGCCCATGGATGCGATAAGGCGCTGATGGCCCAGGCCGTAGAGGTCGTGCAGGGCTTAGAGCCCGCGGGAGTGGCGGCGCGGAATCTACAGGAATGTCTCAAACTCCAGCTCGCACGCCGCGGGGAGGAGGACGGCCTGGCCTGGGAAATCGTTGAGAATTATCTGGACGCGCTGGCGAAAAACCGCCTGAACCTCATCGCCAAGGACTTGAAGGCCGACATAGACGAGGTGCTGGAGGCAAAGGACCTGATCCGCAGTCTCAACCCCAGGCCCGCCACCGGTTTCTCGGCACGGGAGCACTTGACCTACATCAACCCCGATATCATTGTAGTGAGCTTTCCCGATCACTTCGAGCTGCTGACCAACGACTATTTCTTCCCCTCCCTGCACATGAATTCCTACTATCAGGGGCTTCTGAAGGAGAGCGATGACGCGGAGGTAAGGGAGTATCTCTCAGGGAAACTCAACCAGGCCAAGTGGGTGGTTCGGAGCATCGAACAGCGGCGGAGCACCCTCATGGACTGCGCCTCGTGTATCCTTAGACGGCAGGAGCCCTTCTTCCGCCGGGGGGCGGGACACTTGGCCCCTATGAGCTTATCCGACATCGCCGGGGAGCTGGGGGTACACGAGTCTACCGTCAGCCGGGCAGTGAAGGATAAATATATGCAGTGCAGCATGGGGGTATACCCCCTGAGCTATTTTTTCTCCCGCAGCCTGGGTGTGCCCGCCCCGGCGGGCGGGCACGGAAACGCCGCCTCACCCGACTTTGCCAAGGCGCTCTTAAAGCGGCTGGTGGCCGAGGAGGACAAGCGCAAGCCCCTTTCCGACCAAAAGCTGTGCGAACAGATGGAGCGTGAGGGCTGTGCAATTGCCCGACGGACGGTGGCAAAATATCGGGACGAGCTGAACATTCCCGGCACAACCGGTCGGAAAACTTATGAATGA
- a CDS encoding Phosphate transport system regulatory protein PhoU — protein MRKTFDAELQELNAEMIDMAAAAEDVIDVVTASLSSGDGASAQTAIDMTRSMDQMERDIENRCLRLLLQQQPVARDLRTISAALKMVTDLQRIGDQCANIAEISRLLKQQENNATFQDIRTMAQKAGYMVKRAIFSYANRDTEAANAVVALDDEVDAMFQKIKHELVELIVQSRDEADQAIDLIIITKYLERIADHAVNIAQWAVYCVTGELMAKA, from the coding sequence ATGCGCAAGACCTTTGACGCGGAATTACAGGAATTGAACGCCGAGATGATCGACATGGCCGCGGCGGCGGAGGACGTGATCGACGTGGTAACCGCGTCCCTCTCCTCCGGGGACGGCGCGTCTGCCCAGACCGCCATCGACATGACCCGCAGCATGGACCAGATGGAGCGGGACATTGAGAACCGCTGCCTCCGGCTCCTTCTCCAGCAGCAGCCCGTGGCTCGGGACCTGCGCACCATCTCGGCTGCGCTGAAAATGGTGACCGACCTCCAGCGCATCGGCGACCAGTGCGCCAACATTGCGGAGATCTCGCGCCTCCTCAAGCAGCAGGAGAATAACGCCACGTTCCAGGACATCCGCACCATGGCCCAGAAGGCGGGCTATATGGTGAAACGGGCCATCTTCTCCTACGCGAACCGCGATACCGAGGCGGCAAATGCCGTGGTGGCCCTGGACGACGAGGTGGACGCCATGTTCCAGAAAATCAAGCACGAGCTGGTGGAGCTTATTGTCCAGAGCCGGGACGAGGCCGACCAGGCCATCGACCTCATTATCATCACCAAGTACCTGGAGCGCATCGCGGACCACGCGGTGAACATCGCTCAGTGGGCGGTCTACTGCGTCACTGGGGAGCTGATGGCCAAAGCGTAA
- a CDS encoding hypothetical protein (Evidence 5 : No homology to any previously reported sequences), producing MLFGGGGWIRTTEAHATDLQSAPFGHSGTPPYEIGAGGRIRTPDLLITNQLLYQLSYTSESARPQQGLFYQN from the coding sequence ATGCTTTTTGGTGGAGGAGGGTGGATTCGAACCACCGAAGCTCACGCAACAGATTTACAGTCTGCCCCCTTTGGCCACTCGGGAACTCCTCCATATGAAATTGGAGCTGGTGGACGGATTCGAACCCCCGACCTGCTGATTACAAATCAGCTGCTCTACCAACTGAGCTACACCAGCGAATCAGCTCGTCCACAGCAAGGGTTATTTTATCAGAACTGA